The genome window TCCACTCGACAGGGTGCGTAATATCAAGTCGGCAGGTTTGCCTATCTCACGGCTTAACTCTACAGGTGACATTGGGATATTTCCATTGGCTAATAAAATCCGGAATACTGCATCTACCAGAGAGGTATTTGCCGTAATGAAATTAGGCTGTTTAGCGCAATGCTGAATTAAGACGTGTTGCAATCCATCTACCGCTTGGACTTCTGCAGTTTGTGGATCCACCCAATCAATTTTCACCGTCTGATTCTGTTCAAACGCTGCCTGATGTTCCGCACATAAATACTCCCTTAGAAAAACGTTTGGATCCTGTCCTTGTTCAGCCCACCAATTAAAATCAATGCAGAAGGGAGTATCTACTGTGGGTTTAATCAGGGTGAAGCGTTTGATTTCAGACATGATTACCCCTCATTCTCCGAGATTTCAACAAAGCGGAAATACAAATCTCCCAAATGGGTTGCCCATCGGTTATCCAGCAAAATGGTCAAGACCAATCCTGGGGGTACACGCTTAACTACATTAACCGCAGCATACAGTTCTTGGGCGTGAACATGCCCCTGAGGACTCAGTTTTGCCAGTTCTCTCATCATGTTACGGGTAACGTGGGCAAGTGAGGTGCGATGTTTGGCATTCTGCCAAACCTGATCCAGTGCATTCTGGTCATTAATGACCAGCGCCATGCGTTCATCAAACAGTGTGCTCACATTGTGTTTCTGCATGGCGAAAACGATACCGCCATCAGAACCTACCAGCACCGTTCTCATCCATTCACGTGTAGGGCGTTTCCGATTGGCTCGAATAATTACCTCACCGGGTTCTACCCCTTTTTGAATAGTGATCAACGCACCAGGAATACACTCATTCTTCAAATACCAATCTCTTAAACCGTACACATACCGGTGAGGACGAACCACCCAGCCAGAAAATTTTTCTCCCGAGTGCCCGTCTACAAAGGTAAACTGAACTCGGGGGGATTCATAAGCCGTTGGGAAAAATCGATAAAATACATCGCATAAAGGCAAAGTTCCCGACCGAAAATGAGGATACAACAACGCAATTGTGGCTTCATCTTCTCCAACTTTTGGACAAATTTGAGGATCTATCTCATCCACCACAGAACCCTCAAATTGTTCGAGAAGTGGAAGCACTCGCTGTTCATCGTAAGGTTGGGGAAAGTATTGAAGGAAAGCAGGCGGGGTTTGAACTTCTGCCGGCTCCAAGCGCTTTAAGAACCACAAAATTTTTCCTGCAGGTCCTACTTCATCAAACCGTTCATCTTCCTGTAAAGCCAGATTGAGTGAAAACTCAATGAGTTTAGCATTTACATCCTTTGGCAAGTCCAATTGCTCCATAAGAGCGCGAGTGGACAAAGGACCTCCACCCTCCATCTCCAAAATGGCTTCTGCAAGGTTAAGATGTCCGACATGAATATCCACCAGCAGTGCGCGGGGGAACCATCGTCCGGCAATACGAACCAGGTCTGGATTTGACGATAATTGCTCTTCAATACGCCGTTGTAAAACTGAACCATACTGGCTTAAGATGGTATTTTCATCCAGAGACAAATCTTCGTCGGACTGTAATGTCATCTCATTCAAAGCATGAGCATCCAACCCCACGGCAAAAGACTTAACCTCCCCGCTTTCCAGTTCCACCTCCATAACCTGAAACGGAGGGAGGTCAGGGTTGTAGCCCGGACGTACTTGAAGAACTTTTCCCTTTTGCCAGTTTAAGGCAGGAAACTGAATAACCTGTCCAACAGAATAAACCTCTCTGGGATAGTAAATTGCCCCAGCGTCGGCTTGTTTTCTTTTAAGGTTTTCTTTTTCACGACGAATCCGCTCTGCAAGAATAAGACGTACCAATTCCTCGGTAGTCAAAGGAATCTCGGTTTCCAAAAGGTGATTGTAAACAAATTCAAGGTCTTCTTCTTGAATTTGAAATTCTCGCCAGTACTGTTCCCTTAAGCCCAACTTCCTTCCATTCATGTTTCACCCACGTCCTTCGGAGTCGTTTCCAATTATACTTGACATTTTAGGGAAAACTTTGTTCCAACCACTGTTGAGGATTAACCTGAACACCATTTGCCCAAACTTCCCAATGTAGATGCGGGCCGGTTACTCTTCCAGTGCCCCCAATCAGCCCAATAAGTTGTCCAGGTTCTACTTTATCACCCACGTTTACTAAAATCTCCTGTTGATGCCAAAAACCACTGAAAACTCCCCAACCGTGGTCGATGATGGTGGATTTCCCCCGAACAGTAAGATCTCCTGTGTATACCACCACTCCTGCGGCTGGGGCTCGAATATTCAAATTTGCACAAACTCCATAATCCAGTCCGGTGTGAAAGTAAGTGTAGGGACTTCCATTGTACGAGCGACGATTGCCAAATCCCGAACGAATACAGTAAGGCTCATCCACAGGTAAGGCAAACATCCCATCCCATAATTTTTCAGGGGTAACTTTGGAAACAATTTCCCGAATTAAGTCATCTTCTGGTCTGGTATTCTCGGGAGCAATCGTAGCAGGGTCCACAGACAAAGGCGGATCCTGGGGATAATATCCGCTCATTAGAATGATTTCCTGCTGAAAACTGAGGGTATTCCCATCTGAAGTTTTCACTTGAAGGCTAAAGGGAATAAGCCCCGGATTGGCCATTGCGTGGATTCCCTGAATAGCGACAAATTCATTTTTGCGATTTTCAAAAAATTCCAGCGCGCGATCATTCAGAGACCCGGAAATTTCCACTGGCTGTGTAGTTTGAACGGTGATTACAACGGTGCGCCCCTGCACTAAAGGGAGTGGAGAAAGCACAATGGACTGCACAATCGGCATAAGAGGATTGGGCGTGGGTGCCTTTTCGCTCGAAAGAGAATAGAGCATTTCACCTGATAACACAGTCTGGGTACTGAGTTGCTGGTGTGATAAAGCAATGCTCCAGGGATTGAGGTTTTTCTCCACAGCCACCTGAAGAAGACTTTTCTGGGGTGATAATCGTCCTAAGCCCTCATGATAAATCTGAGCCTCTTTCTCAGGCACGACAAGATTAGAGCCGGCATATACTTCAGCCGGGCTGGTAATTTTATTGAGTCTGATCAGCAAATCCCTGGAAACATTTCGAAAACGTGCCAGATCATCCAAACCCATTCCCAGAGGGATTGCTTCTGTACTTAATACACCACTCACCCCCTCCAATCCAGGAATAACCACCTCCATACCGGCTTGAAGCAAATCG of Anaerolinea thermophila UNI-1 contains these proteins:
- a CDS encoding peptidoglycan DD-metalloendopeptidase family protein yields the protein MKKCFLFFLVIVLLFSNPFGVHAQDQTPSAPVYIVQSGDTMYTIALRFNVPLSELITANPSINPDLLQAGMEVVIPGLEGVSGVLSTEAIPLGMGLDDLARFRNVSRDLLIRLNKITSPAEVYAGSNLVVPEKEAQIYHEGLGRLSPQKSLLQVAVEKNLNPWSIALSHQQLSTQTVLSGEMLYSLSSEKAPTPNPLMPIVQSIVLSPLPLVQGRTVVITVQTTQPVEISGSLNDRALEFFENRKNEFVAIQGIHAMANPGLIPFSLQVKTSDGNTLSFQQEIILMSGYYPQDPPLSVDPATIAPENTRPEDDLIREIVSKVTPEKLWDGMFALPVDEPYCIRSGFGNRRSYNGSPYTYFHTGLDYGVCANLNIRAPAAGVVVYTGDLTVRGKSTIIDHGWGVFSGFWHQQEILVNVGDKVEPGQLIGLIGGTGRVTGPHLHWEVWANGVQVNPQQWLEQSFP